A genomic window from Solanum dulcamara chromosome 11, daSolDulc1.2, whole genome shotgun sequence includes:
- the LOC129873221 gene encoding G-type lectin S-receptor-like serine/threonine-protein kinase At1g11300: MSLYRSFLLLLCCFYVVFSGANASDSITSSEPMRDSETVFSSGKRFKLGFFSSGNSANRYVGIMFNLPSPTPTAVWVANRDKLINDSSGILTISEDGNLVILNGQKEIIWSSSISNSMKNSTAQLLDTGNLVLKDSSNEKVLWESFQYPTDSLLPFMKMGIDKSTNTTALLKSWRSPDDPSVGSFSAGIQLQYIPQAFIWNNTTPYWRSSPWDKQIYIGLPEMKSYYRSGVDLVADNVGTAYQTYSNGNQSWILYYSLNSTGSYQEKVWDQSKKDWVVTWANPRSECDIYTKCGPFGSCNPKSSPICSCIQGFKPKNEGEWEKGDWSGGCIRRTALECERNRIDVEKGKQDGFLKLQTMGVPDFVIWVSSAKEDCESDCLSNCSCTAYSYYTGIGCMHWNGSLIDIQEYSMDGAADLFIRLAYSELDANDKKEIPIVAIATTVSIGSITVILCGYLFWKLLAKHKERKRKNEASPKFYLKGIIKDDAKQVKIEDITLYSFDMLANATDRFHSASKLGQGGFGPVYKGKLPDGQEIAVKRLSQSSGQGLEEFMNEVVVISKLQHRNLVRLLGCCIEREEKMLIYEFMPKRSLDTYLFGAYSEEEYFLDWSKRMIIIEGISRGLLYLHRDSRLRIIHRDLKASNILLDEYLNPKISDFGMARIFAGNQDQANTIRVVGTYGYMAPEYAMEGRFSEKSDVYSFGVLLLEIISGRRNTSFYQDDCALSLLAYAWKLWNGNKIIELVDPKIIELELRKEIHRCVHVGLLCVQEYAEDRPNVSTVLSMLTREIDDLPSPKQPAFTTRPTFSKNTPQQGSSKRQGSVNADTITVLEPR; the protein is encoded by the exons CACCCACACCAACTGCAGTATGGGTAGCTAACAGAGACAAGCTTATAAATGATTCTAGCGGAATACTCACAATATCAGAAGATGGCAATCTTGTAATCTTGAATGGACAGAAGGAGATAATATGGTCATCCAGTATTTCAAACTCTATGAAGAATTCTACTGCTCAGCTCTTGGACACTGGCAACTTAGTATTGAAAGACAGCTCAAACGAGAAAGTTCTATGGGAAAGCTTTCAATATCCTACAGATTCTCTCTTACCGTTCATGAAAATGGGCATTGATAAGAGTACTAACACAACGGCTCTCCTGAAATCATGGAGAAGTCCTGATGATCCATCTGTTGGGAGCTTCTCAGCTGGAATTCAACTTCAATACATCCCCCAGGCTTTTATTTGGAATAACACCACTCCTTACTGGCGTAGTAGTCCATGGGATAAACAGATCTATATTGGATTACCAGAAATGAAATCTTACTATCGCTCTGGTGTTGACCTTGTAGCTGATAATGTTGGCACTGCATACCAAACTTATTCCAACGGAAATCAGTCTTGGATACTCTATTATTCCTTGAATTCAACAGGGTCTTATCAGGAGAAGGTTTGGGATCAAAGTAAGAAGGATTGGGTGGTAACATGGGCAAATCCCCGAAGTGAGTGTGATATTTATACTAAGTGCGGGCCATTTGGAAGCTGTAATCCAAAGAGTTCTCCAATATGCAGTTGCATAcaaggttttaagcctaaaaaTGAAGGAGAATGGGAGAAAGGAGATTGGTCTGGTGGATGCATCAGAAGGACTGCACTAGAGTGTGAAAGGAACAGAATAGATGTTGAGAAGGGAAAACAGGACGGGTTTTTGAAGCTGCAGACAATGGGAGTGCCAGATTTTGTAATTTGGGTATCCTCTGCGAAAGAAGACTGTGAGAGTGACTGTTTGAGTAACTGTTCCTGCACGGCGTATTCATACTACACAGGCATAGGTTGTATGCATTGGAATGGAAGCTTAATTGATATTCAAGAATACTCCATGGATGGGGCGGCTGATTTGTTCATTCGCCTTGCCTACTCTGAACTTG ATGCAAATGACAAGAAAGAGATTCCTATAGTAGCTATTGCAACCACAGTCTCGATAGGTTCAATAACGGTTATCTTATGTGGATATCTTTTCTGGAAATTGTTGGCTAAGCACAAAG AAAGGAAGAGGAAAAATGAAGCGTCTCCAAAATTTTACCTGAAAGGCATTATTAAAGATGACGCCAAGCAAGTCAAAATTGAAGACATCACCTTGTACAGCTTTGACATGTTAGCAAACGCAACTGACAGATTTCACTCAGCTAGTAAGCTGGGGCAAGGAGGCTTTGGTCCAGTCTACAAA GGAAAATTGCCAGATGGACAAGAAATTGCTGTGAAAAGGCTTTCACAGTCTTCTGGTCAAGGGCTAGAGGAGTTTATGAATGAGGTTGTGGTGATTTCCAAACTTCAGCATCGTAATCTTGTTAGACTCCTTGGCTGCTGCATAGAAAGAGAGGAGAAAATGCTGATTTATGAATTCATGCCAAAAAGAAGCTTGGATACCTATCTCTTTG GTGCTTACTCTGAAGAGGAATACTTCCTTGATTGGAGCAAACGTATGATCATCATTGAGGGAATCAGTCGAGGCCTCCTATACCTTCACAGGGATTCAAGACTAAGGATTATCCACAGGGATTTAAAGGCAAGCAACATTTTGTTGGATGAATACCTGAACCCCAAAATTTCAGATTTTGGCATGGCAAGGATTTTTGCAGGCAACCAAGATCAGGCCAATACAATTAGGGTTGTTGGAACTTA TGGTTATATGGCACCTGAATATGCAATGGAAGGAAGATTCTCAGAAAAATCAGATGTTTACAGCTTTGGTGTATTGTTACTGGAAATTATTAGTGGAAGGAGGAACACTAGCTTTTACCAAGATGACTGTGCATTAAGCCTTCTAGCATAT GCGTGGAAGTTGTGGAACGGAAACAAGATTATCGAATTGGTTGACCCCAAGATAATTGAACTGGAGCTTAGAAAGGAGATTCATAGATGTGTACATGTTGGACTACTATGCGTACAAGAATATGCAGAAGACAGGCCAAATGTTTCCACAGTTTTGTCTATGCTCACCCGGGAAATTGATGATTTACCAAGTCCTAAACAACCTGCATTTACAACAAGACCGACCTTTTCCAAGAATACACCACAACAAGGATCTTCTAAAAGACAAGGTTCTGTGAATGCTGATACCATAACTGTATTGGAACCACGATAG
- the LOC129873222 gene encoding cysteine proteinase inhibitor 4-like gives MRVLDEQQPIDPNDPNVVGIAKFAVDERNKEAKTNFELVKVNAGGTNAILDGTVYQLDISVTESQISTTRLVAVLVHSDGSKELISFE, from the coding sequence ATGAGAGTCCTGGATGAGCAGCAACCCATAGACCCAAATGATCCTAACGTTGTGGGAATCGCAAAATTTGCCGTGGATGAGCGCAACAAGGAGGCTAAAACCAACTTTGAACTTGTAAAAGTGAACGCAGGAGGAACTAATGCAATTCTTGATGGTACCGTTTATCAGCTAGATATCAGTGTCACTGAATCTCAAATTTCCACAACCCGTCTTGTGGCTGTTCTTGTGCATTCAGATGGTTCCAAAGAACTTATTTCTTTTGAgtga